A stretch of the Lactuca sativa cultivar Salinas chromosome 9, Lsat_Salinas_v11, whole genome shotgun sequence genome encodes the following:
- the LOC111912748 gene encoding glucose-6-phosphate/phosphate translocator 1, chloroplastic: MMCSLKQSQLFGCGSNGISHRRNPLVQFSASPSISMPKLPNFSVSSLSKPLHISSIHTLGSSEIQPKRKSLPPCNAYEADQSDVGGVVEKVEAARKAKIGFYFATWWFLNVIFNIYNKKVLNAFPFPWLTSTLSLAAGSLIMLISWATKVAEAPKTDLDFWKSLFPVALAHTIGHVAATVSMSKVAVSFTHIIKSGEPAFSVLVSRFILGETFPMPVYLSLIPIIGGCGLAALTELNFNMTGFMGAMISNLAFVFRNIFSKKGMKGKSVSGMNYYACLSLLSLLILTPFAIAVEGPQIWAVGWQNAITEIGPHFIWWVAAQSIFYHLYNQVSYMSLDEISPLTFSIGNTMKRISVIVSSIIIFRTPVQPVNALGAAIAVFGTFLYSQAKQ, from the exons ATGATGTGTTCTCTGAAGCAGTCTCAGCTATTCGGCTGTGGCTCCAATGGTATCAGTCACCGGAGAAATCCCCTTGTGCAATTCTCCGCTTCACCATCGATTTCTATGCCCAAACTTCCCAATTTTTCCGTTTCCTCCCTTTCAAAACCTCTACATATTTCTTCAATTCATACTCTTGGATCATCCGAAATACAACCCAAAAGGAAATCGTTGCCCCCTTGCAACGCATACGAGGCTGATCAATCCGATGTAGGAGGAGTTGTCGAAAAGGTTGAAGCAGCAAGAAAAGCGAAAATCGGTTTTTATTTCGCAACTTGGTGGTTTTTGAATGTGATTTTCAATATTTACAATAAGAAGGTTTTGAATGCTTTTCCATTCCCATGGTTGACATCAACTTTATCTCTCGCTGCTGGATCTCTCATCATGTTAATCTCTTGGGCAACGAAAGTAGCCGAAGCACCAAAAACCGATCTCGACTTCTGGAAATCCTTATTCCCT GTTGCATTAGCACATACGATTGGCCATGTAGCAGCAACTGTTAGTATGTCAAAAGTAGCTGTTTCTTTCACTCACATAATCAAGAGTGGTGAACCGGCTTTCAGTGTATTAGTTTCCCGGTTTATTTTAGGAGAAACTTTCCCTATGCCGGTTTACTTATCCCTCATCCCCATCATCGGTGGTTGTGGTCTTGCTGCTCTTACAGAACTCAACTTCAACATGACTG GTTTTATGGGAGCAATGATTTCTAATTTGGCATTTGTGTTTAGGAACATATTTTCAAAAAAAGGCATGAAGGGGAAATCTGTTAGTGGGATGAATTATTATGCTTGTTTATCTTTGCTTTCTCTCTTAATTCTCACTCCATTTGCAATTGCTGTTGAGGGCCCACAAATTTGGGCAGTTGGATGGCAGAATGCCATTACTGAAATTGGACCCCATTTCATTTG GTGGGTGGCAGCTCAAAGTATCTTCTACCACTTATACAATCAAGTTTCATACATGTCGCTTGATGAAATCTCTCCTTTAACTTTTAGTATTGGAAACACAATGAAACGAATATCTGTCATAGTCTCCTCCATCATCATCTTCCGTACACCTGTCCAACCAGTCAACGCCCTTGGAGCTGCAATCGCTGTTTTTGGAACtttcttgtattctcag gcgAAGCAGTAA